The genomic region CCCGCAGTGGTGAGATGGAAAGTGCAATGTCCTCCGGCAAACGCTACTTTGTCAAAAGTCCCTTCGACTTTGTCAAAGCGGGCCAGTGCGGAGCCGACATCTCCTCCCCTTGGGTGCACTTACGGGAAATGGTGGACGAGATTTGTTTCTATCGGGGCGCGCAAGTCGAATCGGTCAACCATCCCACGGCTTGCTACCAACTGAACACCGGAAATCAATTTGGCGGCGACCCCGCCGTCGGTTCCTGGGTCACTTATGGATTGGGATCTCCCAACGAGAACTTACCTGGTTTCGTCGTACTTCCGCGAACGAGTTATCCGCAAGGGGGAGCGGGGAATTGGTCCAACGGATTCCTGCCCGCCAAGTTTCAAGGCACTCCGCTTCGATCCTCAGGCAGCCCCATTTTGGATCTCTCTCCCGTCGACGAGATCACGCAGGATCGGCAACGCGAGAATCTCGACTTACTGGCCCAACTGAATCAACAGCATTTGGCCGCGCGGCCCGGACGTAGCGATTTGGCGGCCCGCATGGACAGCTACGAACTGGCCTACTCGATGCAGACCGAGGTTCCCGGCGTGATCGATCTCGACGGAGAATCCGCACGAACGCTAGCAGCTTATGGGATCGGTGATGCCAAAACCGACGACTTTGGACGTAAATGTTTACTTGCCCGCCGCTTGGTCGAAAAGGGCGTTCGTTTTGTGCAGGCCTACGCGGGCAATTGGGATAGCCACGACTATATCCAAAAGGCCCATGGATCGCTGATTCGCAGCGTCGATAAACCGATCGCGGCACTGCTTCGCGATTTGAAACAACGCGGTATGCTCGAGGACACGCTGGTGGTTTGGTGTGGCGAATTCGGACGCACCCCCGACAACGGCCTTCGCGGCGGCGGCCAATCGTATGGTCGTGACCACAATGCCAAAGCAATGACGATGTGGTTCGCTGGCGGCGGCACTCGCGCCGGACACACGGTCGGCGCAACCGATGAAATTGGCGGCGAGGCGGTCGAGTGTGTCCATCACATCCGCGACGTCCATGTCACACTGTTACATCTGCTGGGTTTGGACGATAACCAACTGACCTACTACCACGCCGGTCGCCACAAACAGTTGTCGCAATTCGGCGGATCGGTCATCAAAGAACTGTTGGCCTAATCTGTTCGGCGAATCCGATTCGCCGGAGCATCCAAACATTGCGGACATCCCCCTGCCGCAAGTAGCGAGTCAATCAGACTCGGTCTACTCGCTTAGTTTTTCCAAGGACATCTCAGAACGCGTGAGAAAGCCTCTATGACATTGAGTATTAAAACTCGCCGTCGATCAGTTCTTTATTGGCCCGAGTCCCAAGTGCTCCCCAAAGACCATAAGGACTTTTGGATCCAGCGGGGTTGATGACCCAGCCGTCGTGGCGAACAGGAGGAGCCTTTGAGTTCCCGGCTTCGATGGAATCAGTAATGAATTTTACCGCGCCGTCGGCCATCAGCACATGGACACCGCCCTGGTGGCGGCTGCTTGGCGGAAGCACTCCCTCGTTATGTCGGTTATCCTGCATGCAAATCTCCGAATTCGGAGGAAGGATGGTGTTCATCGCACTGAACAATGGTCGACCATATGCCCACTTGTAACCGCGTGCCATTTCCGCATCAGGTCCGGTGACGGCAGGCGAAGAAACGAACGGAGCTCCGTTGACCCAAAACTGCGGACGTTGTGGATCGAGCATTGGACGACACTCCAACGCATTGTTCGGTCCGGTCGGATCGCTCGAGCTGGCCATGATGCTGCCGGGAGCGTCCGCGGGCCAAGTTCGTGCATCGCGATCACCTAAATCGGTACAAATTTCACCCGCGGCAATCGTGTTTGCCAAACCGTCCAAAATCTCACTGAATTTCGTCGACCGGCTGGCGACAAAGACGCCGCGACACGCCGCACGCTCGGCGGTATACCACCCGGTGCTTGGCGAAACCGCTCGGTCATCCTGATTCCCTACATGCATGTGATGTGTCGAGTCGCCCAAACACGCCGCATAGTTGGTTCGACCTTGAGCGGGTAGCCCCTCGCCTGGATCACTAGGGCAACGAAGCGAAGGGATATTCGTCAACCAAGGCGAGTATCGATTTCCGGCCGCACCATGGTCGGAGATGTTCATTCGCGGATCGGGGCCCATCGCTTGGAAATCGACAACGCCATTGCCATCGGAATCCATCGGATTACTAATCTGTTCCCAAAGTGCTTGTTGCTCAAAGAATGGCGTCAATCCTGGCAACCAACTTAGTTCGTTGCGATTGTGTCCTCCTCCGCCATCCCGACGCAGCGCTGGATTTGGCGAGCCAGAGTTAGCCGTATTGGTCGTTCCTCTGGAGTGTGCCGGCAACTGGTTGTAGGCGGCATGGTAGTTGTGAAGTGCAAGCCCAATCTGCTTGAAATTGTTGCTGCAACTCATCCGCCGAGCTGCTTCCCGTGCGGCTTGAACCGCAGGCAGCAGCAGGCCTACCAAGACACCGATAATTGCAATCACAACCAATAGTTCGACGAGGGTAAAACCTCGTGTTTGCTTTGAACGTAGCATCCATCAGACCTCTGATTAATGGCAAAAAAGAACCGAGGCATATGCCTGCGGATAAAAAGACTCTTAAAACGACCGCACGGCGTATCGGCTATTCAGTGGTGTTGCCGTTGTCCAGCGTGGCACCACTATCGAAGTCGTGCGGGTTTTCGGAAACATACTCCGACAACTCATCCGAACTCGGTGATGTCGCTGTATCTCCTCCGCATCCGCTGTGCGACAAGCACATCAAGACAACGACAAACGAAATGAGTGAAATTCTCTGTTGCGGACGAAACAGGGGGCGTCTCATGCGAAATAGCCTACGTGTAAAAAAGACGATCGATAAAATGCAGATAGAAATAGGGCGAATGGGTGCATCCACACTAACGTTGCAGAAACCGCCCTAGCTGCCATGCTAAAAGAGGGATCGGCGCAAGTCAACCTGCCACTCCACTGGCTGCACAGCATTCATCGGAAAAGGCTATAGAGTGGCTCACGACTCTATACAGTCAGGCCGTTGCTGCCGCACAAGCTCGTATTCTCGTGAGCGGACCTCGTCTGACACTGCGGCAGACGGGACGCAACGAACCGCTGAGACAATAATCTGAGACGAAGATCACGTGACTGCAACGATCGAGAACGAGCAGCTCTCTGGCCTGCCCCCCAAACGTCCAATCGTGTTTCATGTCGCCCCAACTTGGAAACAAAAAAAGCCGCCGATGCCCAAGCAGGCAACGACGGCGAACGCAGGAGTAAGCGGAGCAATCGCAACTCAACAGCGACTAGTACATGTCATAGTCGCCGCCGTGCCCCTTGGCTGACTTCGTTTCCGCCTTGGGCTTGTCTGCAATCAATGCATCACTGGTTAGCAGCAACGTCGAGACACTCGACGCGTTTTCGAGTGCCGTGCGGACCACTTTGGTGGGGTCGATGACGCCGCATTCCACCAGATCTTCATAGGTGTTCGTGGCAGCGTTGTAGCCGTAGTTGCCTTGCTCGGCAGCCACTTTCTCGCACACCAACGATCCGTCTTGACCCGCATTCTCGGCAATCCAAGTCATCGGCGCTCGACATGCTCTTAGCACGATGTTGTATCCGGCACGTTCATCGTCATTTAGTTTTGATGCGTCACACTGGCTGGCCGCTCGCACGAGTGCCACGCCGCCACCGGGCAGGATGCCCTCTTCGACTGCGGCACGCGTTGCGGACAGCGCGTCTTCGTAACGCATCTTCTTTTCTTTGACTTCGGCTTCGGTCGCGCCACCGACGCTGATCTTGGCCACGCCGCCCACCAGTTTCGCTTTGCGTTCTTGCAACTTTTCGCGATCGTATTCGCTGGTCGACTTGTCATACTCCGTCTCGATCTGCTTGATGCGAGCGTGAATATCCTCAGTCTTGCCGGCACCCTCGATGATCGTTGTGTTTTCCTTGTCGATGATGACCTTCTTGGCACGCCCAAGGTCGGCAAGTTCGATGTTCTCGAGCTTCACCCCTAAGCTTTCAAAGAACGCTTTGCCACCGGTCAAAATGGCCATGTCTTCCATCATTGCTTTACGGCGGTCGCCATAGCCAGGTGCTTTCACCGCGGCGGCAACGAAGGTTCCCCGCAAACGGTTCACCACCAGCGTTGCTAAGGCTTCGCCGTCGACATCTTCAGCAATGATGAGCAGCGGTTTGCCTGCTTTGGCAACTTTTTCTAGCAGCGGCACGAAGTCACGCAGGTTGCTGATCTTCTTTTCATGGATCAGCACATAGGGTTCTTCGAGCACACACTCCATCGTGTCAGGCGAGGTGACGAAATAGGGCGACAGGTAGCCTTTGTCAAACTGCATCCCCTCGACCCATTTGACTTCGGTTTCGAGGCTCTTGCCTTCGTCGATCGTGACGACGCCGTCCTTGCCGACTTTGTCCATCGCATCGGCAACGATCTGGCCGACCTTGGGATCTTGGTTGCCACTGATTCGAGCCACCTGTTCCATCTCTTTGCGGCCTTTGATCGGCGTCGACATCGATTTGAGCTTGCTGACGATGTCTTCGACCGCTTGCTCGATGCCACGTTTCATGCCGATCGGATTGGTCCCCGCCACAACGGCTCGCAACCCTTCGTTAAAAATCGCTTCGGCAAGCACGGTCGCCGTCGTCGTTCCGTCCCCGGCGACATCGTTGGTCTTCGAAGCTACTTCGCGGACCATCCGTGCCCCCATGTTTTCATAGGGGTCTTCGAGTTCGATCTCTTTGGCAACGGTAACGCCATCTCGAGTGACAACGGGCGATCCGTAACTCTTTTGGATGATCACATTGTGCCCGCCCGGCCCAAGTGTGCTACGGACAGTCTTGGCCAATTTGTAAACACCGCGACGCATCGATTCGCGGGCTTCTTGTTCAAAAGCAATCATTTTTGACATAGTTGATTTCCTATTCCGAGTTGATTCCCTTGCCTACTCTTCGATGACCGCCAAGATGTCACTCTCTCGGACGATGGTGTATTTGATCTCGCCAACTTCAAATTCGTCGCCACCGTACTTGCTCAGCAGAACGTGGTCGCCTGGCTTGACCGAGAGAGGATGACAGGTGCCGTTGTCATCGAGTTTGCCGGGGCCAACCGCAATCACTTTCGCTTGGTTGACTTTCTCTTTTGCAGAATCGGGCAGCACGATGCCGCCGGATGTCATCTCGTCCGCTTCGTCACGTTGGCAGACAACGCGGTCGGCAAGAGGTTTTAGCTTCAGGTTAAGACTGGAATTTGCTTCTGATTTCGTAGCAGTCGCCATGAAATGCCCTCCATTGTTCGCTTGGACATTGCACAACTTTCGTGGCCCTGCCGCTCCGGAGCCACAGCCAATTTGGCACAACGCCAGCGGCAAAAATCCGAAATAGCAACCGCCGTGCCAGACGATTTTGGCACGGGAACTCAGGCCTGAACTGCGTTGCTCATGACCTGACGATCGGACAAAACGGTGTCTCCCGAGTACCTCAGTCCGATTGTACTTTCAAGCAATGGAATCGGCTGTCATGATTTGGCACCGCAAGCAGAATTGCACCTGCCGGAAAGGCACGATGCCCTAACAAAATGCCCTCTCCCGCCGCGGAATCCGGGCGGGAGAGGGTTATTGCGATCGGGGAAACCACTTGATGACGTTGCCATCGCATTAACGTCACGCCTCAGACGTCATAGCGTCATTGCGACTGAGCCACAATGAATGCGGGATGACGATCTGATGTCGATCCCCTACGGAGTTTCGGCTGATCCATCGTCGCTGGACTCGCTGAGCGTTTGGGCAGACGAACCGTCGGCTGAGTCGTCGGTCGCGGACTCCGTTTTCGTTACGGTTTCAGCGTCCGGCGTAGCTTCGTGTTTCGAATCCACTTCCGAATCGGAGGACTCCATTTCGGTTCTATCAGCGGTCTTCGTCGCGGTTGCAGCTTCCGGTTCAGTTTCAGCCGCAGCCTGAGTTTCAGTTTCGGGCTTGGCCGTAGCCTCCGTTTCGGAATCAGTCGCGGCCTCGGTTTCCGATGGATCGCTCGACGTTTCGGTCACCGCACAGGATTCTTCATTTGCTGCCGCGTCGTCCTCGGATGCCTCTTTGGCTTTGATAAAGTCACTGCGTGACAGGGCAAGCTTATCGTACTGTTCCCCTGGGATCACGTAGTACCACTGAGCATAACGGTGATTCAGCTCCTCTGCCTTTTCTTTACCCGCTTTCACCTTCTCTTGATAGGATTCAAACTCTCGCAGCTTCGATTGATACTCGTCCATCTGGTTCTCGTATTCCTTGCGGAGTTCTTCAAGCTTCGCAGCCTCTTGCTCGTCTACTTCAGCCCCAGCCTCCTCGGACTCGTTCACATCAGACGAGTTGGCCGAGTCTTTCTGCTCTAAAGCTTCGGGCTTCTCGGGTTCGCTTGGTTTGGACGGCTCATCTCCAAAATACTGCTTGTCAAATGCAACGGTGACGAAGACATAACGCCCAGGCTTCTCCTTGTCCTTCTGCTGCTCGTCGCCATTACCGCTCTCTTCGCCTTGTTCGTCGGAAGCGTCGCCGGTTTTCTCGGAAGCCTCGGACTGTTTGTCGTCTTCATCACTCGAGGCACTCGTGAGGCCAATTTCCAATTCCTCTTCGCTGCCAGTAAAGACGCGACCGAAGTGCAGTTTGTACACCAGCCCTTCGTTCGTTGCCGTGGACAACTCACCCTCGCGAGCGATCAGCTTCAAGGTGTCTGGATCGCTATCGCTGGCCGGCTGCAACAAAAAGCCTCGCGAAAGCAGGTCGGATTGCAACCGGTCCACGTCGCGCTGCGATCCCACCGCCTCGCGATCGAGCTGCAGTTGCGGCGTCAACCCTTTCTGCTTTGGCCGCACGCCGGCGATATTCAGTCCGGCGATCGCGATGATCGTTTCACGCACGGCATCTTGATCTACCTCAGCAACGGCGTCGTCGATTTCGGCCATCTGCCATGGTTCGCCTGAACTTTCGCGACGAAGCGTGGTAACATCCCGCTGCGTCACCGTCGCATTGAGTTCGTCGAATTGATAATCGTTCAAGCTCAGTTGAACGATATCGGAACTGCTGACCCCCAGTAGATCGGTGTCGATCCACTCGCGGAATCGTGTGGACAGATCGATGTCCAGCGTCGCGACATAGGTTTCGTCCTCTTCGGGGTGGCGGACGTAATATTGGTTCACTTCTCCTTCGACCGGATCACCGATGATGTAATCAGCCAGCACCTCGTTGCCCTCGCCGCGGAGTGTCAATCGTTTTCCGATCCCTTCGAGTTGATCGACGCCGAGCGAATCGACTTTGGGATCGACAACGCCGTAGCGGGGATGATCTGATGCCCATCGGCTGACCATTGCCCCCCGCGTGATGCCGATCACACTGCTGGCAGTTTTCGCTAGTTGATCCTCCGCATCGGCAGGATAATTGTGATGCGAGGGAATTACCCATTGCCCATTCTGTGTCTGCTCCACCGCGAACTCTTGCGCAGTCACTTGTTCCTTGTCGATGACCGCGACGTTCAGCGCCATCGCACGGGTTGGGTCGGTGAAATCGGGAAAGAAGGGCTGCCCCACTTTCCCGTATTCTCGAATTTCAGCTGGACGGCTTGCCCATTCGACCACTGCGGTGACTGCCAAACACGCAAGTCCTGCGACCGCGTAGAGCACCGTCCGTCGAGATTCGCTGCCGAGTGTCGACCAGCGTTTACTGACCGACTCAGACGCGGTACGAATTGAGTCTCCGGCATGCCCTCCGAGCTTGCCGTTATCGTTCGGGGTACTTTGACTATGAGTAATGGTGGACATCGAAACTTTTCCCTAAATGACGAAAGGTTGGCTTCTGGAATTCGCGAGTTGACGGTCGTGAGCGACCGTACTATCTGCTCGAATCAATGGACGTTGGAATCATCGGACGATCGATCGCGGCGACGCGAATCGAGGACGTTGTTGCGTTCGTCTTTGGAACGTTGAACAAAGACGAACAATCCAAGTGCCAACGCCGGGATTGCTGGCAGGCCAACGGACCAGAGCCGGATATTCGATTCCAATTTTCGGATTTGACGGTTTGTGGTCGCACGGATCTTGCGGATTTGGTCGTTCTTTTCTTGTTCGATCTGTGCCTCGGCCAACGTCATTCGCTTCTGCTCGGCCTCTTGAGCCTGTCGTAACATCTGAGCTTTGGCGATCGGATCCAAATCTTCGTTCTCTTGGATCTCCTTGACCCGCTTGCTCAATTGTTCGCGACGAAGCTCCAACTCTTTTTCGGCAGCCTGGTCCGCTTTGCGTTCCGCTTCGTTCGCTGCTTCAAGGAATTCGCGTTTTTGTTCTTCCACACGGACCAGCGTTCGATGAGCTGGTCGACGACTGCGAAGTTCTAGAAAGGAGGTGTCGCCGACCAACGAATCGACGGCATTCAAAACGAAGGTAACATTGTCAAACTTCATACTCAAATTGCCGAGATTCCGTTCTTGAAAGAAGAAATCGGAAATCATATCGACATCCGCGACAAAGATCGCATTGACCGAATTGTCACCCTCCCGAGTCACTTTGGCGGCGATGGTGTGCGTGTTTGCATCGATCACTCGGAATGGGTTTTGCCGAGGATTGACGGCCGCTTGCATCGTAAACATGTTGAAACCGCTGTCGTCCACAAATTCCTCCCATCGCAACACACCCGACTCGCGACCGGTCTGTAAAAGCGGTTCAAATTGGGTGTCCGAATCGTTTGCCGCGCGAACTTCTCCTGGATAAAGTGCAATCAACTCTTGCAGCCCACGCGTGATTTCATCGTCGCGATTAAACGATTCCGAATCAGTCTGCTGACGAGTGACGAAGACATATTCCGCAGGCAGCATTGCAAATTCAGGATGCGGGTTGTTCATGTCAAAAACGACCGCATCGTATTGCCAACGAAGCCCGAGGGCATTGAGTAACCGTGTCGCTTTGCCGCCATCGGCTTTGGATTCGCTGGGCGAACCGCCTCCCATCATCGACGAGTGCCCGCGTTTTGGTTGCCGCGGAGCTCCGGTGACACCAAATCCGTTGCTTCCTAGGGTCAACGGAAACGGGTCATCAAAAACCAACAGCGGACTGCCGGTTTTGGCGTAGTTGACCAGATTGTCCATTTCGGATTCCGTCAACGATGAAGGCATCACCGCCAACAGCACATCAAACTTTTCGGCGTTGATCTCGCTCGACGCCGAAACCTCTTCGACGTCGTATTGCTTGCGAAGCTCCTCTACGATCTGCCAATCGCTGCCCGACATCAATCCTGCATCGGTACTCAGCACGCCAACCGTATGTCGTTCTTCGCTGGCCACGGTTTGGATCGATCGCGTCAACTCGTATTCAATCGGCAACCCCTTTCCAAAGAATGGAACGACCACCTTGTCATAGCTGCTGATCACCACGGCGCCGAGATACACGTCGACTTCGCTGCGTCGCCCATCACGCTCAGTCATGACTTGGACCGGCTCGATCCCAAAGTGCTCGGCTTCTTCGGCTTGCGGACTGAACGGTTCGACGTCGACATAACGAACCGCAAGATTCTTGCCTCCAAGCTCATCGAATTGTCGCAGCAATCCGACTAGGCGCTTTCGCGTCTCGGTGTATTCGCGGGGCACCTCGGGGCTTAGAAACGCTTGGATCTCGATTGGGCGTTCGGATTCAAGTTTAGCGAGGATCGATTTTGTGGTTGGCGAAAGACTGAATAGCCGCTGGCTCGTGGCATCGACGCGAAGTGCGCTGTAGCCAGCCCACGCGGTTGCACAGCCCAGCACGGCCGCGACACTGACCGCTCGGATTGCGAACTGCGTCGCCATCGAAGGCTCGCGTTTGGTTTGCCAATGTCGACGGGTCATGACGACGTAGTTCAAATACAACATCAACACCGTCAAGCTGACGAAATACAAAACCCCGGTTAGCGGAACGACGCCCATACCAAAATCACGAAACTGTTCCGCCAGACTAAACTGGTTCAGCGTGTCACCCAAACCCAGCAAATTGCCGAGGTTGCCG from Novipirellula caenicola harbors:
- a CDS encoding DUF1501 domain-containing protein, encoding MNHTIVKPNRRDTLFGLGTGLGSIAFASMVHGNESLPHHAAKAKRCIFLMMEGGPSHLDTFDPKPELAKQHLKAFTRSGEMESAMSSGKRYFVKSPFDFVKAGQCGADISSPWVHLREMVDEICFYRGAQVESVNHPTACYQLNTGNQFGGDPAVGSWVTYGLGSPNENLPGFVVLPRTSYPQGGAGNWSNGFLPAKFQGTPLRSSGSPILDLSPVDEITQDRQRENLDLLAQLNQQHLAARPGRSDLAARMDSYELAYSMQTEVPGVIDLDGESARTLAAYGIGDAKTDDFGRKCLLARRLVEKGVRFVQAYAGNWDSHDYIQKAHGSLIRSVDKPIAALLRDLKQRGMLEDTLVVWCGEFGRTPDNGLRGGGQSYGRDHNAKAMTMWFAGGGTRAGHTVGATDEIGGEAVECVHHIRDVHVTLLHLLGLDDNQLTYYHAGRHKQLSQFGGSVIKELLA
- a CDS encoding DUF1559 domain-containing protein, whose product is MLRSKQTRGFTLVELLVVIAIIGVLVGLLLPAVQAAREAARRMSCSNNFKQIGLALHNYHAAYNQLPAHSRGTTNTANSGSPNPALRRDGGGGHNRNELSWLPGLTPFFEQQALWEQISNPMDSDGNGVVDFQAMGPDPRMNISDHGAAGNRYSPWLTNIPSLRCPSDPGEGLPAQGRTNYAACLGDSTHHMHVGNQDDRAVSPSTGWYTAERAACRGVFVASRSTKFSEILDGLANTIAAGEICTDLGDRDARTWPADAPGSIMASSSDPTGPNNALECRPMLDPQRPQFWVNGAPFVSSPAVTGPDAEMARGYKWAYGRPLFSAMNTILPPNSEICMQDNRHNEGVLPPSSRHQGGVHVLMADGAVKFITDSIEAGNSKAPPVRHDGWVINPAGSKSPYGLWGALGTRANKELIDGEF
- the groL gene encoding chaperonin GroEL (60 kDa chaperone family; promotes refolding of misfolded polypeptides especially under stressful conditions; forms two stacked rings of heptamers to form a barrel-shaped 14mer; ends can be capped by GroES; misfolded proteins enter the barrel where they are refolded when GroES binds), with product MSKMIAFEQEARESMRRGVYKLAKTVRSTLGPGGHNVIIQKSYGSPVVTRDGVTVAKEIELEDPYENMGARMVREVASKTNDVAGDGTTTATVLAEAIFNEGLRAVVAGTNPIGMKRGIEQAVEDIVSKLKSMSTPIKGRKEMEQVARISGNQDPKVGQIVADAMDKVGKDGVVTIDEGKSLETEVKWVEGMQFDKGYLSPYFVTSPDTMECVLEEPYVLIHEKKISNLRDFVPLLEKVAKAGKPLLIIAEDVDGEALATLVVNRLRGTFVAAAVKAPGYGDRRKAMMEDMAILTGGKAFFESLGVKLENIELADLGRAKKVIIDKENTTIIEGAGKTEDIHARIKQIETEYDKSTSEYDREKLQERKAKLVGGVAKISVGGATEAEVKEKKMRYEDALSATRAAVEEGILPGGGVALVRAASQCDASKLNDDERAGYNIVLRACRAPMTWIAENAGQDGSLVCEKVAAEQGNYGYNAATNTYEDLVECGVIDPTKVVRTALENASSVSTLLLTSDALIADKPKAETKSAKGHGGDYDMY
- a CDS encoding co-chaperone GroES; this encodes MATATKSEANSSLNLKLKPLADRVVCQRDEADEMTSGGIVLPDSAKEKVNQAKVIAVGPGKLDDNGTCHPLSVKPGDHVLLSKYGGDEFEVGEIKYTIVRESDILAVIEE
- a CDS encoding Gldg family protein; this translates as MQLRKRVIQSIFKRNFASYFSGVLGYLFIVVFVVLGGALAFNARFFTGNTPSLDQLSQWYPVLLLFFIPAVTMSVWAEEKKMGTDELLFTMPASEKEILLGKYAAVLAVYSVALVFSMAHVMVLMFLGNPDWGLIATTYFGYWIAGAALLSAGMLASLLTSNMTVAFVVGILLCGIPVFIGNLGNLLGLGDTLNQFSLAEQFRDFGMGVVPLTGVLYFVSLTVLMLYLNYVVMTRRHWQTKREPSMATQFAIRAVSVAAVLGCATAWAGYSALRVDATSQRLFSLSPTTKSILAKLESERPIEIQAFLSPEVPREYTETRKRLVGLLRQFDELGGKNLAVRYVDVEPFSPQAEEAEHFGIEPVQVMTERDGRRSEVDVYLGAVVISSYDKVVVPFFGKGLPIEYELTRSIQTVASEERHTVGVLSTDAGLMSGSDWQIVEELRKQYDVEEVSASSEINAEKFDVLLAVMPSSLTESEMDNLVNYAKTGSPLLVFDDPFPLTLGSNGFGVTGAPRQPKRGHSSMMGGGSPSESKADGGKATRLLNALGLRWQYDAVVFDMNNPHPEFAMLPAEYVFVTRQQTDSESFNRDDEITRGLQELIALYPGEVRAANDSDTQFEPLLQTGRESGVLRWEEFVDDSGFNMFTMQAAVNPRQNPFRVIDANTHTIAAKVTREGDNSVNAIFVADVDMISDFFFQERNLGNLSMKFDNVTFVLNAVDSLVGDTSFLELRSRRPAHRTLVRVEEQKREFLEAANEAERKADQAAEKELELRREQLSKRVKEIQENEDLDPIAKAQMLRQAQEAEQKRMTLAEAQIEQEKNDQIRKIRATTNRQIRKLESNIRLWSVGLPAIPALALGLFVFVQRSKDERNNVLDSRRRDRSSDDSNVH